One Planktothrix sp. FACHB-1365 genomic window carries:
- a CDS encoding creatininase family protein, producing the protein MLLHLSTWQEVETYLTHSSGIIIPIGSTEQHGPTGLIGTDAICAEAIAKGVGEATQALVSPTINVGMALHHTAFPGTISLRPTTLIQVIKDYITSLTKVGFTHYFFINGHGGNIATLKAAFSETYAHVGDINLPKADQVKCQVGNWFMCSSVYKLAKELYGDQEGSHATPSEVALTQYIYPDAIKQAPLTPDVAKGYPIYGAQDFRQHYPDGRMGSNPALATPEHGQQFYELAVKELSQSYLEFLH; encoded by the coding sequence ATGTTACTGCATCTAAGCACTTGGCAAGAAGTCGAAACTTACCTGACCCATTCTTCAGGTATTATTATTCCCATTGGTTCTACAGAACAACATGGCCCAACGGGATTGATCGGGACGGATGCGATTTGCGCCGAAGCCATCGCCAAAGGAGTTGGAGAAGCTACCCAAGCTTTAGTTAGCCCCACTATCAACGTCGGTATGGCGTTACACCACACCGCCTTTCCAGGCACAATCAGCCTTAGACCGACCACCTTAATTCAGGTAATCAAAGATTATATCACAAGTTTAACGAAAGTAGGGTTTACTCACTACTTTTTTATTAACGGACATGGAGGCAATATTGCCACACTGAAAGCCGCTTTTTCGGAAACTTACGCTCATGTTGGAGATATCAATTTACCTAAAGCTGATCAAGTCAAATGTCAAGTGGGAAATTGGTTTATGTGTAGCTCCGTTTATAAATTAGCAAAAGAGTTATATGGAGATCAAGAAGGTTCCCATGCTACACCGAGCGAAGTCGCTTTAACCCAATATATTTATCCTGATGCGATTAAGCAAGCCCCCCTGACACCGGACGTCGCCAAAGGATATCCTATTTATGGTGCACAGGATTTTCGTCAACATTATCCCGATGGTCGCATGGGGTCTAATCCTGCGTTAGCCACTCCAGAACACGGTCAACAATTTTATGAATTAGCCGTTAAAGAATTGAGTCAAAGCTATTTAGAGTTTCTACATTAG
- a CDS encoding alkaline phosphatase PhoX, which produces MSLKRRDFLFLFSASFTTVAVGSCQKSTKLPLMESFSPPKSSPSLPFKPMKGPLPNASDLVNPAYLSESTNLVSVPPISNQIQAYSTYQVVDDLVLPEGFTYDVIASWGDKVGNSRFGYNNDYVSFVPIGENEGFLTVNFEYISPGIWFETYSQVIGKPLSLKKIQSLTQEQKINAFALPEKDLLRQEIVQLSQEGLIDLGMGVISVQRQANGRWVRTYSPNDRRITGLSGWKDQHYLKATGPAVAIFRKKGKGYNDPFGEKIIGTFSNCAGGTTPWGTVLSAEENFQSYVPEAVYPDGTAYHPSETPFILEKMEGLGNVFGLAGNKYGWIVEVDPTNPQDYGTKHTWLGRYRHEAVGVRVVVGQPLAFYSGCDRLSGHLYKFVSKNTVKNAQDKKNSQLLSKGMLYAAQFNPDGTGRWIPLKADTTVNPDLPGVHAGGVISLPQRPDGGSFVAKTQEDIQRFKQRFKTLGNLYTGNPEEQQGAILIDAHLAASAVGATCTARPEDTEVGPDGALFIAFTSGEANAETGGPNLQIFKHPSQEKPYQYGWVMRLVEEGNVPQAMTFRWQMFATGGEVAEGGLGFSNPDNLALDAAGNLWMVTDIATSKHNQPVTQGRLDENQQPLEEKDLLGVYGNNSVWFLPTSGDAAGQAFLFAIGPMESEMTGPFFTPDQKTLFMAAQHPGELHRTRQNMATKTLQFALQTTEGEEFMQTRQVPVGSNWPTKKPNDPPKPSVVAIRRINSQPLVEKRNPV; this is translated from the coding sequence ATGTCTCTGAAGCGCCGTGATTTTCTATTCTTATTTTCTGCCAGTTTTACGACAGTAGCAGTCGGATCTTGCCAGAAGTCCACCAAATTACCTTTGATGGAGTCATTTTCGCCCCCCAAAAGTTCCCCATCCTTACCTTTCAAACCGATGAAAGGGCCATTACCAAATGCCTCTGATTTAGTTAATCCGGCTTACCTGTCTGAATCTACAAATCTCGTCAGTGTTCCCCCTATCTCTAATCAAATTCAAGCCTACAGTACCTATCAAGTTGTAGATGATTTAGTGCTACCCGAAGGATTTACTTATGATGTTATTGCCAGTTGGGGGGACAAAGTAGGAAATTCTCGGTTTGGATATAACAATGATTATGTTTCCTTTGTGCCAATAGGGGAAAATGAAGGTTTTTTGACGGTTAATTTTGAGTATATTAGTCCGGGGATTTGGTTTGAAACATACTCACAGGTAATTGGAAAACCGTTATCTTTGAAAAAAATTCAGTCCTTGACCCAAGAGCAGAAAATTAATGCGTTTGCATTACCTGAAAAAGATTTATTACGACAGGAAATTGTACAACTCTCCCAAGAAGGATTAATTGATTTAGGGATGGGGGTAATTTCTGTTCAGCGTCAAGCCAATGGCCGTTGGGTGCGAACCTATTCCCCAAATGATCGACGAATTACTGGACTATCAGGGTGGAAAGATCAACATTATTTAAAAGCGACAGGGCCAGCCGTTGCTATATTTCGCAAAAAAGGTAAGGGATACAACGATCCATTTGGGGAAAAAATTATTGGGACTTTTAGTAATTGTGCTGGAGGAACAACGCCTTGGGGAACGGTTTTGAGTGCGGAAGAAAATTTCCAAAGTTATGTCCCTGAAGCGGTTTATCCCGATGGAACTGCTTATCATCCCAGTGAAACCCCCTTTATATTAGAAAAAATGGAGGGTTTAGGAAATGTTTTTGGACTGGCTGGGAATAAATATGGTTGGATTGTGGAAGTTGATCCCACGAATCCACAGGATTATGGGACAAAACATACTTGGCTCGGACGTTATCGTCATGAGGCGGTTGGGGTGCGGGTGGTAGTGGGTCAACCCTTAGCATTTTATTCAGGATGCGATCGCCTAAGCGGACATTTATATAAATTTGTCAGTAAAAACACTGTTAAAAATGCCCAGGATAAAAAAAATTCCCAGTTATTATCCAAGGGGATGTTGTATGCGGCTCAATTTAATCCTGATGGTACAGGTCGCTGGATTCCTTTAAAAGCCGATACCACCGTAAATCCCGATCTCCCAGGTGTTCATGCGGGAGGCGTGATTAGTTTACCCCAACGACCTGATGGCGGCAGTTTTGTGGCTAAAACCCAGGAAGATATTCAACGCTTTAAGCAACGCTTTAAAACCCTTGGCAATTTATATACCGGAAATCCAGAAGAGCAACAAGGCGCGATTTTAATTGATGCTCACTTAGCCGCGAGTGCTGTTGGAGCAACCTGTACGGCTCGACCGGAAGATACAGAAGTGGGGCCAGATGGGGCCTTATTTATTGCGTTTACGTCCGGTGAGGCGAATGCTGAAACGGGGGGGCCTAACCTACAGATTTTTAAACATCCTTCTCAAGAAAAACCCTATCAATACGGATGGGTGATGCGTTTAGTAGAAGAGGGGAATGTCCCCCAGGCGATGACCTTTCGATGGCAAATGTTCGCCACCGGAGGAGAAGTCGCTGAAGGGGGGTTAGGGTTTTCCAACCCCGATAATTTAGCCCTCGATGCCGCTGGGAATTTATGGATGGTAACGGATATTGCCACCAGTAAACACAATCAACCCGTTACCCAAGGTCGTTTGGATGAGAACCAACAACCTTTAGAGGAAAAGGATTTATTAGGGGTGTATGGCAATAATTCCGTTTGGTTTTTGCCAACATCTGGGGACGCTGCGGGTCAAGCCTTTTTATTTGCCATCGGGCCAATGGAATCTGAAATGACGGGACCGTTTTTTACTCCGGATCAAAAAACTTTATTTATGGCGGCTCAACATCCGGGTGAGTTGCACCGGACTCGTCAGAATATGGCAACAAAAACACTTCAATTTGCATTGCAAACTACCGAGGGAGAAGAGTTTATGCAAACTCGTCAGGTTCCTGTCGGATCGAACTGGCCCACTAAGAAACCCAATGACCCCCCTAAGCCATCAGTTGTGGCAATTCGACGGATCAATTCTCAACCCCTTGTTGAGAAGCGAAACCCGGTCTAA
- a CDS encoding winged helix-turn-helix domain-containing protein — MFSPELSESSSRSDVRNNGQILLLENEQPWREMLSLALEEQGYRVIVALDGRDALPSIQNPTSAISEFPFNLLIMDSINGLDLCRMLRHQGNSVPILIIGLRESANNSAFYLEAGADDYLTKPFGIREFMARCRALMRRQRLGQLPAPVMLQYKEVILYPEECRVLLRGEEIKLSPKQFRLLELFMSYPRRVWSREQLLDIIWGQDFIGDSKTVDVHIRWLREKLEINPSKPEYIITVRGFGYRLG; from the coding sequence ATGTTTTCTCCTGAATTAAGCGAGAGTTCTTCCCGTTCCGATGTCAGAAACAATGGTCAAATTTTACTGTTAGAAAACGAACAGCCTTGGCGGGAGATGCTTTCCCTGGCGTTAGAAGAACAAGGTTATCGTGTCATCGTGGCTTTAGATGGGCGAGATGCTCTCCCCTCAATCCAAAACCCAACTTCTGCCATCAGCGAATTTCCCTTTAACCTTTTAATCATGGACTCGATTAATGGGTTAGATCTGTGTCGTATGTTACGACATCAAGGAAATTCAGTCCCGATTTTAATTATTGGGTTGCGGGAAAGTGCCAATAATTCGGCTTTTTATTTAGAAGCAGGCGCCGATGACTATCTGACTAAACCCTTTGGAATTCGGGAGTTTATGGCGCGTTGTCGGGCGTTAATGCGTCGTCAACGCCTCGGTCAACTCCCTGCACCCGTTATGTTGCAATATAAAGAAGTTATTTTGTATCCAGAAGAATGCCGCGTTTTGCTACGGGGCGAAGAGATTAAACTGTCCCCGAAACAGTTTCGGTTACTAGAACTTTTCATGAGTTATCCCCGGCGAGTTTGGTCACGAGAACAATTATTAGATATTATCTGGGGACAGGATTTTATTGGAGATAGTAAAACCGTTGATGTTCATATTCGCTGGTTACGAGAAAAATTAGAAATAAATCCTAGCAAACCCGAATATATTATTACGGTTCGGGGGTTTGGTTATCGATTAGGTTGA
- a CDS encoding ABC transporter ATP-binding protein → MSEIAISVNHVSKCFKRYRHPVDRLKEVFMPSQSLAHNFWALRDINLQVWKGQTLGVVGRNGSGKSTLLQIIVGTLTPTQGNVEVNGRVSALLELGSGFNPEFTGRQNVFFNGQLLGLKTQEIEAKFDDIVAFADIGDFIDQPVKTYSSGMYVRLGFAVATSVNPDILIVDEALSVGDEAFQRKCFSRIHEIKDRGGTILFVSHSAPSIIQLCDSALLMDRGELLLEHTPKMIISKYQKMIYADADQMAMIRDEIQQLSHKPSQPPETLSPPSKPNNFHPENPASPTSLSSWEPKNGHYKDYFDPKLVPDHPIKYPSRGAEIIEPHITTLSGEIVNHLIARSSYIYAYSVRFDKPASHVRFGMLIKTVSGFELAGASFLATSQSIKHIEAGTIIAIKFKFECQLSPDVYFLNAGVSGIVEGEFTYLDRCIDVGMFRVQPYEESCSTGVVDLLIEPSLKVKSGQVKQQSELECL, encoded by the coding sequence ATGAGCGAAATTGCTATATCTGTTAATCATGTTTCTAAATGCTTCAAACGTTATCGCCATCCGGTTGATCGATTGAAGGAAGTTTTTATGCCAAGTCAAAGTTTGGCGCATAATTTTTGGGCATTACGAGATATTAATTTACAAGTTTGGAAAGGTCAAACTTTGGGGGTTGTTGGGCGCAATGGTTCGGGAAAAAGCACCCTATTACAAATTATTGTGGGAACTTTAACCCCCACTCAAGGGAATGTGGAAGTCAATGGTCGAGTTTCAGCTTTATTAGAACTGGGTAGTGGGTTTAATCCTGAATTTACCGGACGGCAAAATGTTTTTTTTAATGGTCAATTATTGGGATTAAAAACCCAGGAAATAGAAGCTAAATTTGATGATATTGTGGCTTTTGCTGATATTGGAGATTTTATTGATCAACCAGTCAAAACCTATTCCAGTGGAATGTATGTCCGTTTAGGATTTGCGGTGGCAACCAGTGTTAATCCCGATATTTTAATTGTTGATGAAGCCTTATCCGTAGGGGATGAAGCCTTTCAACGCAAATGTTTTAGTCGAATTCATGAAATCAAAGATCGAGGCGGAACGATTTTATTTGTTTCCCATTCTGCCCCTTCAATTATTCAACTGTGTGACTCGGCTTTATTAATGGATCGGGGAGAATTATTACTCGAACATACGCCTAAAATGATCATTTCTAAATATCAAAAAATGATCTATGCGGATGCGGATCAAATGGCAATGATTCGAGATGAAATTCAACAATTAAGTCATAAACCTTCCCAACCTCCTGAAACTCTTTCGCCACCCTCTAAACCGAATAACTTCCATCCTGAAAACCCAGCCTCTCCTACATCTTTATCCTCATGGGAACCTAAAAATGGGCATTATAAAGATTATTTTGATCCGAAATTAGTTCCTGATCATCCGATTAAATATCCTTCTCGTGGGGCTGAAATTATAGAACCCCATATTACCACTTTATCCGGGGAAATTGTTAATCATTTAATTGCTCGAAGTAGCTATATTTATGCCTATTCTGTTAGATTTGATAAACCAGCTTCTCATGTGCGGTTTGGAATGTTAATTAAAACGGTAAGCGGGTTTGAATTGGCGGGGGCTTCCTTTTTAGCAACTTCTCAATCAATTAAACACATTGAAGCAGGTACTATAATTGCGATCAAATTTAAGTTTGAATGTCAATTATCCCCGGATGTTTATTTCCTAAATGCAGGAGTTTCGGGTATTGTAGAGGGCGAATTTACTTATTTAGATCGCTGTATTGATGTGGGGATGTTTCGGGTTCAACCCTATGAAGAATCTTGTAGTACCGGAGTGGTAGACTTATTGATCGAACCCAGTTTAAAAGTTAAGTCCGGTCAAGTGAAGCAGCAATCTGAACTAGAATGTCTTTAA
- a CDS encoding ABC transporter permease, with protein MKGVVHRAGRVSRWRFANSQLSLKLNLLSTLVRRDLEARYKGSILGNLWPLLNQLSQLLIYTYVFSIVLKVKLNLEGFPDNELAFGLWLFAGLIPWFAFTNGLTQAAASVVGQPNLVKKVVFPLGLLPLVPIFSAFIESSFGLIALIVLTALSAQILHSTIWLLPLVWIPQVLLTAGLGYLTAGLTVFLRDIPQSLSVILNLWFYVTPILYPVSKVPESWQVWIVWCNPITGLSEAYRDLVLVGEMKHWGELAMSSMIAVVIFYGGLWVYRRLRPAFADVL; from the coding sequence ATGAAAGGTGTTGTGCATAGAGCGGGGCGAGTAAGTCGCTGGCGGTTTGCCAATAGCCAATTATCCCTCAAACTCAATTTGCTCAGTACATTAGTCCGAAGGGATTTAGAGGCACGATACAAAGGTTCGATTCTCGGCAACCTATGGCCTCTATTAAATCAGTTATCCCAATTGCTGATTTATACCTATGTTTTTTCGATTGTTCTGAAGGTCAAACTCAATCTTGAAGGATTTCCTGATAATGAATTAGCCTTTGGACTGTGGCTGTTTGCAGGGTTAATTCCTTGGTTTGCCTTTACCAACGGTCTAACCCAAGCGGCTGCATCAGTGGTGGGACAACCCAATTTAGTCAAAAAGGTGGTTTTTCCCCTGGGACTATTACCCCTTGTCCCGATTTTTTCAGCCTTTATTGAAAGTTCCTTTGGCTTAATTGCCTTAATTGTGCTAACTGCCTTGTCTGCTCAAATTTTGCATAGTACCATCTGGTTACTGCCGTTGGTGTGGATACCCCAAGTTCTATTAACGGCGGGATTAGGCTATCTAACGGCTGGACTGACGGTATTTTTGCGAGATATTCCCCAAAGTTTAAGTGTGATTCTCAATCTTTGGTTTTATGTCACACCCATTTTATATCCCGTGAGTAAAGTTCCTGAATCTTGGCAAGTTTGGATTGTTTGGTGCAATCCCATTACTGGACTTTCTGAAGCTTATCGAGATTTAGTTTTAGTCGGGGAAATGAAACATTGGGGAGAATTAGCCATGTCCTCAATGATTGCCGTGGTTATTTTTTATGGAGGTTTATGGGTTTATAGGCGGTTACGTCCAGCTTTTGCTGACGTTTTATAA
- a CDS encoding UPF0182 family protein has translation MTKNQVFKIGLGILGLGFILDLSAKFMAEFFWFEEVGYLSVFKQRLVTEIGLAILGLCITAVWLGGNIIIARRYQYLPEHLQRKPPVNIFDISNENLPKFALGLPSLLFFILSLSFFLGLIVIHYSQIFISYWHWDSSQPLFSNLPAQFEPQIIENWIKNFQAYTWKLPVLLTLMISILWKPFIVFSLLALIFSFGFSLVLSSHWANVLQYFNPTSFNQTENLLGRDLSFYVFNLPIVHLLEFWLMGLFLVSFISCSLIYLLSGNSLSKGHFPSFSQPQQRHLHGLGGLLMLNSAMRYWLARYELLYSSDGVIFGAGYTDVNILKPGYLLLSILALIIAIFMLWQATFSVKRIRPYIEILLRYTKLYRFKKRSNSARDKLFADSYSLRAIFTWYLGIAIIVAGFIPGLVQRLIVQPNELERELPYIQRSIEYTRKGFNLDKIKVETFDPNAQLTYTDIRNNNLTIDNIRLWDKRPLLQTNRQLQQIRLYYEFSDADYDRYSIFNQTASGELSTNLQKQQVLISPRELNYELVPEKAKTWVNKHLVYTHDYGFTLSPVNTVANGGLPEYFVKDIGADPELDEDTTLQVSPRIRNLIPIGKPRIYYGLLTNTQIMTSTQVKELDFPLGNENVYNTYDGEGGIVIGTGWKRWLFAYYLKNWQMLFTDNFTSETKFLFRRNILDRVKAIAPFLHYDSNPYLVVADADFEDSESDPQAPSTDHNYLYWMIDAYTTSNFYPYSDPEEAGFNYIRNSVKIIVDAYNGKIKFYYLEQTQDPIISTLRRVFPNLFHPIEEMPIMLRQHIRYPVDLFTIQSQHLLTYHMSDPIVFYNREDLWRVPVEIYGDQRQAVEPYYLIMRLPTERSEEFILLHPFTPASRNNLVAWLAARSDLENYGHLLLYRFPKQRLIFGPEQVEALINQEPDISEQISLWNRQGSRVIQGNLLVIPIEQSLLYVEPLYLEATENSLPTLVRVIVASENRIVMRPTLEQALRDVFQAPPIIPPENIQLPQPQPS, from the coding sequence ATGACCAAAAATCAAGTTTTTAAAATAGGTTTAGGAATATTGGGACTGGGATTTATTCTCGATCTCAGTGCTAAATTTATGGCTGAATTCTTCTGGTTTGAGGAAGTCGGTTATTTATCGGTTTTCAAACAACGATTAGTCACAGAAATTGGGTTAGCTATATTAGGTTTATGTATTACCGCAGTTTGGTTGGGGGGAAATATAATAATTGCCCGACGTTATCAATATTTACCCGAACATTTACAAAGGAAACCCCCTGTTAATATTTTTGATATTTCTAATGAGAATTTACCCAAGTTTGCATTAGGATTACCTTCTCTTTTATTCTTTATTCTTAGTTTATCTTTTTTCTTGGGTTTAATTGTTATCCACTATAGCCAGATTTTTATTAGTTATTGGCATTGGGATTCCAGTCAACCGCTATTTTCCAACCTCCCGGCTCAGTTTGAACCTCAAATTATTGAGAATTGGATTAAAAATTTTCAAGCTTATACTTGGAAACTTCCTGTTTTATTGACTTTGATGATTTCTATTTTATGGAAACCTTTTATTGTTTTTAGTTTATTAGCTTTAATCTTTAGTTTTGGGTTTAGCTTGGTCTTGTCGAGCCATTGGGCAAACGTTCTACAATATTTTAATCCAACTTCATTTAACCAAACAGAAAACTTATTAGGAAGAGATTTAAGCTTTTATGTCTTTAATTTACCCATTGTTCATCTTTTAGAATTTTGGTTAATGGGATTATTTTTAGTTAGTTTTATTAGTTGTAGTTTAATCTATTTACTTTCAGGGAATAGTCTGAGTAAAGGACATTTTCCTAGTTTTTCACAACCTCAGCAACGTCATCTTCATGGATTAGGTGGATTGTTAATGCTCAATAGTGCAATGCGCTATTGGTTAGCTCGTTATGAACTTTTATATTCAAGTGACGGCGTAATTTTTGGGGCTGGCTATACCGATGTCAACATATTAAAGCCGGGTTATTTACTCTTATCTATACTTGCTTTAATTATTGCTATTTTTATGTTATGGCAAGCCACATTTTCTGTTAAAAGAATTCGACCTTATATTGAAATACTATTAAGATATACTAAATTATATCGTTTTAAAAAACGTTCTAACTCAGCGAGGGATAAACTATTTGCTGATAGCTATTCTTTAAGAGCTATTTTTACTTGGTATTTAGGAATTGCAATTATAGTCGCAGGTTTTATACCGGGTTTAGTTCAACGATTGATTGTTCAACCTAACGAACTAGAGCGGGAATTACCTTATATTCAACGAAGTATTGAATATACCCGCAAAGGATTTAATTTAGATAAAATTAAGGTTGAAACTTTTGATCCAAATGCTCAACTAACCTACACCGATATTAGAAATAATAACTTAACCATTGATAATATTCGTCTTTGGGATAAACGACCTTTATTACAAACTAATCGTCAATTACAACAAATTCGCCTCTATTATGAATTTTCTGATGCAGATTATGATCGTTATTCTATCTTCAATCAAACTGCTTCAGGAGAATTAAGCACTAATTTACAAAAACAACAGGTACTAATTTCCCCCCGTGAATTAAATTATGAATTAGTTCCCGAAAAAGCTAAAACTTGGGTCAATAAACATTTAGTTTATACTCATGATTATGGATTTACTTTATCTCCCGTTAATACCGTCGCCAATGGCGGACTTCCTGAATATTTTGTTAAAGATATTGGCGCTGATCCCGAATTAGATGAAGATACAACTTTACAAGTTTCTCCGCGAATTCGCAATCTTATTCCTATTGGTAAACCTCGAATTTATTATGGGTTACTGACCAATACTCAAATCATGACTTCAACCCAAGTTAAAGAACTTGATTTTCCCCTGGGAAATGAGAATGTTTATAACACCTATGATGGAGAAGGCGGAATTGTCATTGGAACTGGATGGAAGCGCTGGTTATTTGCTTATTATTTAAAAAATTGGCAAATGTTATTTACCGATAACTTTACCTCAGAAACTAAATTCCTTTTCCGACGTAATATTTTAGATCGAGTTAAAGCGATCGCTCCTTTTCTCCATTATGATAGTAATCCCTATTTAGTGGTTGCAGATGCGGATTTCGAGGATTCTGAATCAGATCCTCAAGCTCCATCCACTGATCACAACTATTTATATTGGATGATTGATGCCTATACAACCAGTAATTTTTATCCCTATTCTGACCCCGAAGAAGCCGGATTTAATTATATTCGTAATTCCGTTAAAATTATTGTAGATGCTTATAATGGAAAAATTAAATTTTATTATTTAGAACAAACTCAAGATCCAATAATATCGACACTCAGAAGAGTTTTTCCTAATTTATTCCATCCCATTGAAGAAATGCCAATTATGCTTCGCCAGCATATTCGTTATCCGGTGGATTTATTTACAATTCAATCTCAACATTTATTAACTTATCACATGAGTGATCCCATTGTTTTTTATAATCGAGAAGACCTCTGGCGGGTTCCCGTTGAAATTTATGGAGATCAACGACAAGCGGTTGAACCTTATTATTTAATTATGCGATTACCAACAGAAAGATCTGAAGAATTTATCCTCCTTCACCCCTTTACTCCCGCCAGTCGCAATAATTTAGTTGCGTGGTTAGCCGCACGTTCTGATTTAGAAAATTATGGTCATTTACTGTTATATCGTTTCCCCAAACAACGCTTGATTTTTGGCCCGGAACAAGTTGAAGCTTTAATTAACCAAGAACCGGATATTTCCGAACAAATTTCTCTTTGGAATCGTCAAGGATCACGGGTAATTCAAGGAAATTTATTAGTCATTCCCATTGAACAATCTTTACTTTATGTTGAACCTTTGTATTTAGAAGCAACTGAAAATAGTTTACCGACGTTAGTGCGAGTAATCGTAGCCAGTGAAAATCGAATTGTGATGCGACCGACCTTAGAACAAGCCTTAAGAGATGTCTTTCAAGCACCACCTATTATTCCACCTGAGAATATCCAATTACCTCAACCTCAACCGAGTTAA
- a CDS encoding DNA-3-methyladenine glycosylase — MNSTRTPLIVDPSELEYPSTQVAPQLLGCTLVRQLPTGEQIRGLIVETEAYGLNDPACHAYRRRTPRNAVMFGLAGISYVYFIYGMYCCLNIVTDVEDVPSAVLIRALQLESIPVSILAPLEQTQPLTPKQKIRLASGPGKLCRLLDINTQFNGLPLHPDQGLWLEHRTSAFQQSLEQQPNAIIQTTRIGLSQGQELPWRWYLAHCPSVSKV, encoded by the coding sequence ATGAACTCAACTCGAACGCCTTTGATTGTAGACCCATCTGAGTTGGAGTATCCATCAACTCAGGTTGCACCTCAATTATTGGGGTGTACTTTGGTGCGACAACTCCCCACTGGAGAACAAATTCGGGGTTTAATTGTGGAAACAGAAGCCTATGGACTCAATGACCCCGCTTGTCATGCTTATCGTCGTCGAACTCCTCGGAATGCGGTGATGTTTGGCCTAGCAGGAATTAGTTATGTTTATTTTATTTATGGGATGTATTGCTGCTTAAATATTGTTACCGATGTTGAGGATGTACCCAGCGCTGTTTTAATTCGGGCTTTGCAGTTAGAGTCTATTCCGGTTTCTATTTTAGCCCCCCTGGAACAAACCCAACCGTTAACTCCAAAACAAAAGATTCGTTTAGCTTCTGGCCCAGGGAAATTGTGTCGCTTATTGGATATTAATACTCAGTTTAATGGTTTACCGCTTCACCCTGATCAAGGGTTATGGTTAGAACATCGAACTTCAGCCTTTCAACAGAGTTTAGAACAACAGCCGAATGCTATTATCCAAACGACACGCATTGGGCTCTCTCAAGGACAGGAACTCCCTTGGCGATGGTATTTGGCTCATTGTCCGTCAGTTTCTAAAGTTTAA